The sequence below is a genomic window from Selenomonas ruminantium subsp. lactilytica TAM6421.
AAGATTGGCGAGAAGCTCTTTAATCGTATCAAGGAATCACAGAGTGACGAAGTCATCTGCGACTGCGGCACCTGCCGTTTACAGATCCAACATGGGACGCAGGCCAAGACCTGCCATCCCGTTGAGATATTAGCTAAGGCTTATGGTAAATAGGAGGGAGGATTTTCAATGATTCGGAGAATTGTATTGATCTGTTCTGCTGGTGTGTCCACCAATATGCTGGTGCGCCGCATGGAGCACGAGGCAGCAAGGCTGGGGTATCCCTGCTCGGTGACATTCTATCCCATTCAGGAAGTCAAGGAGGCTTCCCAGTTTGCGGATGTCATGCTGCTGGCGCCTCAGTCCGCATTTGAACTGGCGGAGCTGCAGGTCAAGTATCCTAACGTCAAGTCAGCGGTTATTCCCAAGGATCTCTATGCCGGCATTGATGCGGTCAAGATCCTGGATCTGGCCCAGAAGATTGTCGGAGACTATTGAAGGTTATCATGGATTTTCTTAATCTTAATCAGAGTCTTGATTGACTCCACAAGAAAGTAGAGGGGTTTCACAATGGCAAAGAATTATGTAATGGCTTTGGATGCAGGTACGACGAGCAATCGCGCGATTATTTTCGACAAGAACTCGAAGATCGTCGGCGTTTCCCAGAAGGAATTCACCCAGTATTTCCCGGAACCGGGCTGGGTTGAGCACGATGCAGACGAAATCTGGAGCTCCATGACCACGGTCATGAAGGAAGCTCTGGAGCAGTCCGGTCTCGTAGCCAGCGATATCGCGGCTATCGGTATCACCAACCAGCGCGAAACGACGGTTGTCTGGGATAAGAACACGGGACGTCCTGTGTACAACGCTATCGTTTGGCAGTCCCGCCAGACGGCTCCCATTGCGGAAGATCTCAAGAAAAAAGGCCTTGTGGATGAGGTCAAGGACAAGACTGGTCTTCTGATTGACGCTTATTTCTCCGCTACGAAAATCAAATGGATTCTCGATAAGGTAGAAGGTGCCCGGGAAAAAGCCGAAAAGGGCGATCTGCTCTTCGGTACCATCGATACCTGGCTGATCTGGAAGCTCACGGGCGGCAAGGCTCATGTGACCGACTACTCCAACGCAAGCCGCACCATGCTCTACAACATCAACGAGCTCAAATGGGATGACGCTCTGCTGGGTTACCTCGATGTGCCCAAGTGCATGCTGCCGGAAGTAAAACCCTCTTCCTGCGTATATGGCGAAACCATTCCGTCCATCCTGGGCGCACCGATTCCGGTATCCGGCGCTGCCGGCGACCAGCAGGCTGCCCTCTTCGGCCAGAACTGCTTCGAGCCGGGTATGGCTAAGAACACCTACGGCACTGGCTGCTTCATGCTCATGAACACCGGTACGGAAATCCATAAATCCAAGAACGGCCTTGTAACCACCATCGCCTGGGGCCTCGACGGCAAAGTGGAATACGCGCTGGAAGGTTCCATCTTCGTGGCCGGCTCTGCTATCCAGTGGCTCCGCGATGGCGTGCGCATGGTGGATTCCGCTCCGGACTCTGAATGGGTGTCCAAGAAGGTCAAGGACAACGGCGGCGTCTATGTGGTACCGGCTTTCGTAGGCCTCGGCGCTCCGTACTGGGATATGAATGCCCGCGGCACCATCATCGGCATTACCCGTGGCACCACTAAGGCACATATCGTACGTGCTACCTTGGAATCGCTGGCCTATCAGACCCGTGATGTGCTGGAAGCCATGGAGGCTGACTCCGGCGAAAAGCTCTCCGCCCTCAAGGTGGACGGCGGCGCTGTAGCCAACAACCTGCTCATGCAGTTCCAGTCCGACCTGCTGGGCGTGCCCGTTGATCGTCCGCAGATCACGGAAACCACGGCTCTGGGCGCGGCTTACTTGGCTGGCCTGGCTGTAGGCGTATGGGACAACAAGGAAGAACTCAAGAGCAGTTGGAAGCTGGATTCCCGCTTCGAATCTCAGATGGAAAAGACGGAAGCAGATCGCCTCTACAAGGGCTGGCGCAAAGCCGTCAAACATTCCATGCATTGGCTGGATGAAGAAGATTGATACTATAATTCATTATAAGAAAGAGGGATTATCATGGTAACAGGTACGGAAAACTTGTTGGGTGAGTTCATGGGCACAATGGTGCTGCTGGTTTTTGGTTGCGGCGTTTGTGCGAACATGACACTGACCAAATCCAAAGGCCAGGGCGGCGGGTGGATCTGCGTAGCCTTCGGCTGGGCATTTGCCGTTACGCTGGGGGTATTCACCGCGACGACGCTTGGTGCGCCGCAGGGTGACCTGAACCCCGCTGTTACGCTGGCCAAGATGATGGCTGGCATCTATACTTTCAACCAGTTCCTGATGACTTCCATCGTGCAGCTGCTCGGTGGTATCGTTGGTGCTGCTATCGTATGGCTGGCTTATCTGCCCCATTGGGCTGAAACGGAAGATCCGGCAGCCAAGCTCGGTGTTTTCGCTACCGGCCCGGCTATCCGCAATCCGGCAGCCAACTTCATCTGCGAAACGATTGCTACCTTCTTCCTGATGTTCGTCATCTGGATGATCTTCTCCAAACCGGTTGGTGCTCTTGTTCCGGGCTATGGCCCCTACATCGTTGGTATCCTGATCCTAGCGCTTGGCCTTTCCCTGGGCGGCCCCACGGGTTATGCCATGAACCCCGCCCGTGACCTTGGCCCGCGCATTGCTCATGCCATCCTGCCGATCGCCGGCAAAGGCAGCTCCGACTGGGGCTATGCCTGGATCCCCGTAGTGGCTCCGCTCTGCGGCGGCCTCATCGCCTATCTGGTAGCTTCCAGTTGTGGCGTGCTCTAAGAAAATTCTCCTAAGTTCATTTTTCCCCTAAAGATTCCATAACAGACAAGGCGCTGTGTCATGAAAAACATGAACACAGCGCCTTTTGCTTATAGAAAGTTGTATTTATAATCACAGTAACTATTATAAACACAAGAACATTGAGGAAAACTTAAGGCAATAAAACTATAAACACAAGCATAGATATTATAAATACATTTACATTAGAAATAAAGCAGAATAAAATAATAGATAGTAATTACAAATCAGCTTAAAGTACAGAAAGGTGTGGTTCAAGCATGGGGTGGAAAAGTAAGCTGAGTTTATTGCTGCTTGTGGGGCTTATTTGTTTTCTGATTATTCCGGCTGGTAATACCATTGGGAATGGTAAGCGGATTGTTAGGATTGCTCATTCGCAGTCAGAGAAACATCCGGAGCATATCGGCTTGTTGGCCTTCAAGAAGCACGTGGAGGAAAAGCTGGGCGATAAGTTTGAAGTGCAGATTTTTCCCAATGAGCTGCTAGGGGGACAGAAAAAAGCCATTGAGCTGACGCAGACCGGTGCGATTGATTTCATCGTAGTGGGCTGTCCAAATGTGGAAACCATTGCCAGTGTCTATGAAGTGTTCAGTATGCCCTATCTGTTTGCCTCGCAAAAAGCTTATTTTGATACGATGCGGGATGAGGCGTATATGAAGAAGATATATACATCCACGGATGAGGCTGGTTTTCGCGTGATGACCTGGTATAATGCAGGCATTCGCAGTTTCTATGCGAAGGAGAAAATCGAAAAGCCTGAGGATATGCAGGGCATGAAACTGCGCGTGCAGCAGTCTCCGGCCAGCATTGCGATGGTCAATGCCTTCGGCGCGGCAGCAACCCCGATGTCCTTTGGTGAAGTTTACACCGCAATCCAGCAGGGGGTTATCGATGGGGCTGAGAACAACGAACTGGCCATCACCAATAATAAACATGGCGAGGTCGCGAAGTATTACAGCTATACGAATCATCAGATGATACCGGATGTGCTTATGGCTAATCTGCGTTTTCTGCAGTCGTTGAGTCCGGAAGAACAGGAGGTATTTGCCGAGGCAGCCAGATTGTCTACGGATGTGGAATTGGAAGCCTGGGATAAAGAGGTGGAGAACGCCAAAAAGATAGCGCAGGAGGAAATGGGCGTGACCTTTGTCAATGTGGATATGACACCGTTCCGCGCGCAGGTCCTGGAACTGCATAAGGAGATGCTGGCTAAGAATCCGAATATCCGAGACATTTACGAGCATATTCAAACAATCAATGCAAGGGATACGGGGGCGAAAGAATGAATGGCATAAAGAAGATACGCAGTGTGTTGGATAAGAGCTTGTCCGTGATATGCAGTGCTATGTTTGCGGCGATTGTCTGTATTGGGACTTATCAGATCGTTACCCGTTATCTGTTCAATAGTCCGAGTACGGTATCGGAAGAACTGCTGACTTATACGTTTGCTTGGATGGCTTTGCTGGTATCGGCGCTGGTCTTTGGCAAGCGGGAACATTTGCGGGTTTCGGTATTTGCAGACCGTCTCCAGGGACAGGAGCGGAAATGGCTGGAAATATGCATTGAAATCATGGTCGTGGCCGTAGCGCTGGTGGTATTGCTCTATGGCGGGTTGACTATCATGGAACTCACGATGTCGCAGAAAACAGCATCGCTGGGCATACCCATGGGAGCTGTTTATGCCGTTGTACCCCTGACAGGGATGTTGATCAGTATTTATGGTGTTTGCAATATCATGGACCTATGGAAAGAGAATATGCAGGGCAGCAGATAATCTTGTGCAGAAATGAGGCGTATGTATGAGTGTGGCAATTCTTTCCGGGATCATTATTCTGTTGGCATTGGTGGTGCTGCTGGTAGTGGGGATGCCAATTGCGATGGCACTGGCCATCGCATCCATTCTAGCCATCCTGCCGGTCTTGAACTTTGATGCAGCGGTACTGACCGGAGCACAGCGGATATTTTCCGGGATTTCGATTTTTTCCTTGCTCGCCATTCCGTTCTTCATCCTGGCGGGCAATATCATGAACCGGGGCGGCATCGCGGTTCGCTTGATCAATCTGGCCAAACTGTTTACGGGGCAGACGCCGGGAGCGCTGGCTCAGACCAATGTGGTGGCGAATATGATGTTCGGTTCCATATCCGGTTCGGGAACGGCGGCGGCTTCGGCTATGGGTTCGATGATTGCCCCGATTGAGAAGGATGAGGGCTATGAACCGAGTTTTTCGGCAGCGACCAACATCTCGTCGGCGCCTTCGGGGCTGTTGATTCCACCCAGCAATGTGATGATTACCTATTCGCTGGTCAGCGGTGGTACTTCAGTGGCGGCTCTTTTCATGGCTGGGTATATCCCAGGGCTGCTCTGGGGATTGGCCTGCATGAGTGTGGCCTATATCCTGGCTCGTCAACACGGCTATCGGGCCGAGCATGTGTTTGCCTCCAAGGAAGCATGGAAAGTGATGGCCGATGCAATTCCCTGCCTGTTGTTATTGGTGGTGGTTATTGGCGGCATCATTTCTGGTGTCTTTACGGCCACCGAAGGTTCCGTAGTGGCTGTGGTGTATAGCCTGCTCCTGTCCATGTTCTGCTATCATTCTATCAGTTTACAGGATCTACCCCGCATCTTTGAGGAAAGTGCGGAGATGACCGGTATTATCATCTTTTTGATTGGTACTTCCAGCATCATGTCCTGGGTAATGGCCTTCACGAATATTCCTGAGGCTGTTTCGGCAGGATTGCTGGGACTGACCGACAGCCGTATCCTGATCCTGCTTTTCATTAACATCATCCTGCTGGTGGTAGGAACCTTTATGGATATGACACCGGCTTGCCTGATCTTTACCCCGATTTTCCTGCCGGTGTGCATGGCGCTGGGAATCAACCCCATTCATTTCGGCATTTTCATGATTTTCAATCTGTGCATCGGTACCATTACTCCGCCGGTGGGCACGACACTGTTTGTCGGTGTGAAGGTTGGCGGCGTGGAACTGGAGTCCGTTGTCCGGTGGCTGCTGCCCTTCTTTGCCGCCTTGGTTATCGCGCTTCTGCTGGTAACCTATATTCCGGAACTGTCACTCTGGTTGCCGGGGCTGATGGGATATGTGAAGTAAACAAATGTAATCGGTGGTTGAAAACGGGATTGTCCCTTCAATAATATCCATACATAGAAAAGTGCCTGCGAGAAAACGTTGTTTGTTTTCTTGCAGGCACTTTTATTGACCACAATATTATGCGGTGGTATTTGCTTCTGGCATAGCCAGATAGTCATGTCCTTCTTCGCCGAAGAGGTGTTCTGCGGCGAAGAATCTTACGGGGACGATGGTCAGCAGACCTGTCAGCAGGAAGGCAAAGGCAACCGGGAGCAGAGCCAGGATGCGCAGGGTTTCATAGAAGGTTTTGCCATTGGCAATTTCCTTGGACATCAGCTGCCAGAACAGTGCTATAATAGCTAAGCCCTCAATCAGGCCAATGAACAGTGTTAAGGACATGGCACTATCGGAAGTTCCATTGAGAGCAGTATAGAACATGATAACCCCGGCAAAAATCATCAGAATCAGGGAAACGAAATAGCGGAAGATGTAATTCTGATAATTGGCAAAGGGTTTGAAGTATTTGCGGTTGACATAGATGGAGCCAATTACCCAAAGTGCCAGCACCGCGGGGCTGATTACGGCCTGGAGAATGCCCAGCAGAATCAGGCAAACCAATGAACAGGGCAAGAGGCGAAGCATGAAGTGCCAGACCTTGTTCTTGTAATAGATGTAAATGGTCAGCACAATCAAGGCAAGAGAGAATACGATCTGCACCAAGGACAAGGGCATGACCAGGAAATCCAGTGAGGCATCCGGGACAACCAATGCGGCATCGGCAGCGAAATTGACGAGATTGAAGACCAGCAGGAACAGCATATACTTATTGCAGCGGTCTTCTTCGGTGGAAAGGAAATTTTTCCCGTTCATACTTAATGTACTCATTTTTGACCTCCTTCGATAATCTGAAAATAAAATGAAAATGAGAACAGTTTGTATTATAGCAAGGAGGTATTAAAGAGCACTTAAAAATAAGGAAAAATTTCATTTAAAAAGCAGGACCTTAGTCCTGCTTTTTTGTGTTCAATTACGCCGCACTTTGGCAAAATTCAGTTCGGGGATATGTTCGATCAGGTTCATATTGTGGGCCATCTGATAGAAGGTCCTGAGGCCTTCGATATATTCTTCGCTCAAATCCCATTTTATGGTGTTATAGAGGTAGCTGTCGAGCTGCTCATAGGTGAAGGGCTTATCCTTCAGGATGGAGTTTATGACCGTCTCCTTGTTTTCTGGATATCGCTGGAAAGACTTGTGTACCCGGTCGTAGATGAGCTGCAGCATTTCCGGGGAGTTTTCGGCGAAATCCTTGTTCACCACCCAGAGGGCATAGACCATCTTCTTGCCGGTGAGCTCCTGCCATTCTTTACCCAGATCGTAGTAATAGAGGCCTTCTTCCTGATGATGGTAGCACCAGAGGGCATCATCGCCGATCAGCAGGGAGGCGGTGGCATCATCGGGAATGGGGCGCTCCGGGGTGACGTGGCGCACGTAGTAATTGGGAATGGCGCCATAGCTGCGCAGGATGATCTTCAGCAGGCAGTGGGAGGTGGCGCTTTTGGCGGTCAGGATGATCTTGTCATCTTTGAGGCTTTCGATGGGCTTGCGGGAAATCAGCAGGATGCTCTGGACGGCACCGTCGGTGCTGATGCAGACATCCGGGAGGATCACCAGCTTTTCGCTGTGGCGGGCGTAGACGATGGATGAGGAGTTGCTCATATCCAGCCGCCCGTTGATCAGGTCGTTATTGAGCACAGCGGGCACGCCTTTTGTGATGGCAAGGCCTTGGGCGGCACCATGGTTGTAGCTGTAGGAAAGAGGCAGGACGTTTAAAAAGTCGATATGTCCGACACGAGGACAGGTCATAAGAGTCCCTCCTTTAAGTATACTTCTTTTCCATTATACCTTTATAATGCGTTTTTGCCAAAGAGATTTTCAAATAGAAAACACGCTCCGGTTCATGGACTGAAGGTCATATCGCGAAAGGGGCTGGAGGCGTGTTTTTCAGCTGGTGAGAATTATCTGAAAAACTGCTGAATATTGACTTTGGCGGGGTTTTGCGGTAAAATTGTTTGATGGAATCAACTTACATAACCTTACTTATTTATAAATCGGGGAGGAATTTGAGATGGATGAATACGTAAATTGGGGGCGCTGGTTTTCCATCCTGCACCGCCGTTCGCAGCTCTTTGTGGTGGAGGCCTGCCAGAAGTATGGCCTGACTTTTTCGGAATACATCATGCTGATCCGCATCTATGACCATGAGGGGGCCAAGCAGGATGATCTGGCGGCCATGCTCTATCTGGATAAGGCGGTGGTGACGCGCACCATCAATCTGCTGGTGGACAAGGGCTTCATCTACCGGGAAGCGGATACGGGAGACCGGCGCATCCGCCATATCTATCTGACGGATTACGGCCGCCAGCAGCATGAGTTCCTGCGCAACGTGATTCAGGGTTGGGTGGATTACCTGGTGGCGGATATGGACAAGGATGAGATCAAGGAACTGTTCAACGGCTTCCACAAATTGGTGGACAAGGCTTGCGATGCGGATCTCGTGGAACTGGCCAAGCATTTGCCGACAGGAGGCGCAGTGCGTGAGAAACTTTAAGGTCTTTACGGCCTTGATGCTGGCGGCCGCCTTGCTGGTGGGCGGCTGCGGCAGCAAGGAACAGGCGCAGGAAAAGCCCGTACTGGTCAAGACACAGCAGGCTGGTGCGGGGGTGAATGTGGAAAGCGGCGATTACTCCGGCACGGTGATGGGGCGTCATGAGACGAATATGTCCTTCCAGGTGGGCGGACAGATCCTGGCCCGCAATGTGCAGGCAGGCAGCCGCGTCCGGGCTGGGGATGTGCTCATGGTCATCGATGCCCGGGACGTGCAGCAGCAGTCCAATCAGGGGGATGCCCAGGTGGCTTCGGCCCGTGCGCAGCTGGATTTAGCCGAGAAGAATCTGGAACGCTACAGCCAGCTCTATCAGGAAAATGCCGTGTCCAAGGCGACATTGGATCAGTATCAGACCAATTATGATGCGGCTTTTGCCGCTTATCGCAGTGCCTTGGCCCAGCAGACGCAAGGACATAATGCCCTGGGCTATACCAACCTGACAGCCGGGGCCAATGGCGTGGTGTCTGCTGTTTCTGCCGAGGAAGGGCAGGTCGTGGCAGCCGGCCAGACGGTGCTGACCCTGGTGCAGACCGGGGAAATGGAAGTGGAGATTTCCGTGCCGGAAAACAAGGTCAGCGAGCTGACCCTGGGCATGCCGGTATCGGTGAATTTCTGGGCATTGAAAGGC
It includes:
- a CDS encoding menaquinone biosynthetic enzyme MqnA/MqnD family protein, with the translated sequence MTCPRVGHIDFLNVLPLSYSYNHGAAQGLAITKGVPAVLNNDLINGRLDMSNSSSIVYARHSEKLVILPDVCISTDGAVQSILLISRKPIESLKDDKIILTAKSATSHCLLKIILRSYGAIPNYYVRHVTPERPIPDDATASLLIGDDALWCYHHQEEGLYYYDLGKEWQELTGKKMVYALWVVNKDFAENSPEMLQLIYDRVHKSFQRYPENKETVINSILKDKPFTYEQLDSYLYNTIKWDLSEEYIEGLRTFYQMAHNMNLIEHIPELNFAKVRRN
- a CDS encoding TRAP transporter small permease produces the protein MNGIKKIRSVLDKSLSVICSAMFAAIVCIGTYQIVTRYLFNSPSTVSEELLTYTFAWMALLVSALVFGKREHLRVSVFADRLQGQERKWLEICIEIMVVAVALVVLLYGGLTIMELTMSQKTASLGIPMGAVYAVVPLTGMLISIYGVCNIMDLWKENMQGSR
- a CDS encoding MarR family winged helix-turn-helix transcriptional regulator, which gives rise to MDEYVNWGRWFSILHRRSQLFVVEACQKYGLTFSEYIMLIRIYDHEGAKQDDLAAMLYLDKAVVTRTINLLVDKGFIYREADTGDRRIRHIYLTDYGRQQHEFLRNVIQGWVDYLVADMDKDEIKELFNGFHKLVDKACDADLVELAKHLPTGGAVREKL
- a CDS encoding TRAP transporter large permease codes for the protein MSVAILSGIIILLALVVLLVVGMPIAMALAIASILAILPVLNFDAAVLTGAQRIFSGISIFSLLAIPFFILAGNIMNRGGIAVRLINLAKLFTGQTPGALAQTNVVANMMFGSISGSGTAAASAMGSMIAPIEKDEGYEPSFSAATNISSAPSGLLIPPSNVMITYSLVSGGTSVAALFMAGYIPGLLWGLACMSVAYILARQHGYRAEHVFASKEAWKVMADAIPCLLLLVVVIGGIISGVFTATEGSVVAVVYSLLLSMFCYHSISLQDLPRIFEESAEMTGIIIFLIGTSSIMSWVMAFTNIPEAVSAGLLGLTDSRILILLFINIILLVVGTFMDMTPACLIFTPIFLPVCMALGINPIHFGIFMIFNLCIGTITPPVGTTLFVGVKVGGVELESVVRWLLPFFAALVIALLLVTYIPELSLWLPGLMGYVK
- a CDS encoding MIP/aquaporin family protein codes for the protein MVTGTENLLGEFMGTMVLLVFGCGVCANMTLTKSKGQGGGWICVAFGWAFAVTLGVFTATTLGAPQGDLNPAVTLAKMMAGIYTFNQFLMTSIVQLLGGIVGAAIVWLAYLPHWAETEDPAAKLGVFATGPAIRNPAANFICETIATFFLMFVIWMIFSKPVGALVPGYGPYIVGILILALGLSLGGPTGYAMNPARDLGPRIAHAILPIAGKGSSDWGYAWIPVVAPLCGGLIAYLVASSCGVL
- a CDS encoding TRAP transporter substrate-binding protein — encoded protein: MGWKSKLSLLLLVGLICFLIIPAGNTIGNGKRIVRIAHSQSEKHPEHIGLLAFKKHVEEKLGDKFEVQIFPNELLGGQKKAIELTQTGAIDFIVVGCPNVETIASVYEVFSMPYLFASQKAYFDTMRDEAYMKKIYTSTDEAGFRVMTWYNAGIRSFYAKEKIEKPEDMQGMKLRVQQSPASIAMVNAFGAAATPMSFGEVYTAIQQGVIDGAENNELAITNNKHGEVAKYYSYTNHQMIPDVLMANLRFLQSLSPEEQEVFAEAARLSTDVELEAWDKEVENAKKIAQEEMGVTFVNVDMTPFRAQVLELHKEMLAKNPNIRDIYEHIQTINARDTGAKE
- a CDS encoding PTS lactose/cellobiose transporter subunit IIB subunit; protein product: MIRRIVLICSAGVSTNMLVRRMEHEAARLGYPCSVTFYPIQEVKEASQFADVMLLAPQSAFELAELQVKYPNVKSAVIPKDLYAGIDAVKILDLAQKIVGDY
- the glpK gene encoding glycerol kinase GlpK, yielding MAKNYVMALDAGTTSNRAIIFDKNSKIVGVSQKEFTQYFPEPGWVEHDADEIWSSMTTVMKEALEQSGLVASDIAAIGITNQRETTVVWDKNTGRPVYNAIVWQSRQTAPIAEDLKKKGLVDEVKDKTGLLIDAYFSATKIKWILDKVEGAREKAEKGDLLFGTIDTWLIWKLTGGKAHVTDYSNASRTMLYNINELKWDDALLGYLDVPKCMLPEVKPSSCVYGETIPSILGAPIPVSGAAGDQQAALFGQNCFEPGMAKNTYGTGCFMLMNTGTEIHKSKNGLVTTIAWGLDGKVEYALEGSIFVAGSAIQWLRDGVRMVDSAPDSEWVSKKVKDNGGVYVVPAFVGLGAPYWDMNARGTIIGITRGTTKAHIVRATLESLAYQTRDVLEAMEADSGEKLSALKVDGGAVANNLLMQFQSDLLGVPVDRPQITETTALGAAYLAGLAVGVWDNKEELKSSWKLDSRFESQMEKTEADRLYKGWRKAVKHSMHWLDEED
- a CDS encoding efflux RND transporter periplasmic adaptor subunit, translated to MRNFKVFTALMLAAALLVGGCGSKEQAQEKPVLVKTQQAGAGVNVESGDYSGTVMGRHETNMSFQVGGQILARNVQAGSRVRAGDVLMVIDARDVQQQSNQGDAQVASARAQLDLAEKNLERYSQLYQENAVSKATLDQYQTNYDAAFAAYRSALAQQTQGHNALGYTNLTAGANGVVSAVSAEEGQVVAAGQTVLTLVQTGEMEVEISVPENKVSELTLGMPVSVNFWALKGRADGTIREISPMADAATRTYKVRVAIPEPPEGMQLGMTANVSIKGTADGDSADGVILPLAAIFQDGDTPQVWVVGDDNTLTAKAVTVEDLGDDKVRVTGLAAGDIVVTAGVHKLHEGQSVRTEAD